Proteins encoded within one genomic window of Lysinibacillus sphaericus:
- a CDS encoding 5'-3' exonuclease, protein MTTKPKLLIVDGMALLFRSFFASAAMGHFIRLKDGTPTNGAQGFVRHVLTAQSIMQPTHLAVCWDMGAQTFRNELYDGYKANRPAPPEEMLPQFDMAKNLAQHIGWQNFGVVGMEADDVIGSMITKWQDEADITVISGDKDLLQLLTPTTQIAFTKKGYTEYDLYTHTRFKEEYGIEPIQFAQVKAFMGDTSDGYPGVKGIGPKQALTLIQMYGSIENVIASLEDLKPGQRTKIKDNLDMLKLSHELATIQTNVPIEADFAHLAVPNYEHQTINAIEERGFTLIAKQARSLYALS, encoded by the coding sequence CTTTTTTTGCATCAGCAGCAATGGGGCATTTTATTCGATTAAAGGACGGCACGCCAACGAATGGTGCGCAAGGATTTGTGCGCCATGTGTTGACGGCACAATCTATTATGCAACCAACGCATTTAGCTGTTTGCTGGGATATGGGGGCACAAACATTCCGCAATGAATTATATGATGGCTATAAAGCTAACCGTCCAGCACCGCCAGAGGAAATGCTTCCTCAATTTGATATGGCTAAAAATTTAGCTCAACATATCGGATGGCAAAATTTTGGCGTTGTCGGTATGGAGGCGGATGATGTAATCGGCTCGATGATTACGAAGTGGCAGGATGAAGCTGATATTACGGTTATTAGTGGGGATAAGGATTTATTACAATTGCTCACACCGACAACGCAAATTGCTTTTACAAAAAAAGGTTACACTGAATATGATCTTTATACACATACACGCTTTAAAGAAGAATATGGTATAGAGCCAATTCAATTTGCACAAGTAAAAGCGTTTATGGGTGATACGAGTGATGGCTACCCAGGAGTTAAAGGAATTGGACCTAAGCAGGCACTGACACTTATTCAAATGTATGGCTCGATTGAAAATGTGATTGCTTCCTTAGAGGACTTAAAGCCTGGTCAGCGTACCAAAATTAAAGACAATCTGGATATGCTGAAGTTATCACATGAACTTGCAACGATACAAACGAATGTACCGATTGAAGCCGATTTTGCTCATTTAGCAGTACCAAACTATGAGCACCAGACGATTAATGCAATAGAGGAACGTGGCTTTACACTTATTGCGAAGCAAGCACGTTCATTGTATGCCCTTAGTTAG
- a CDS encoding C39 family peptidase, whose protein sequence is MKQHLSLQGKSQYDASIASHYRNSACGPTTVHVVLKYFDPLAPSVNDLYQILGSTKVGLFKWRLISNLRKLLPTWDIRDCTLKEALQEIDAGRPVAMRFDRYFSLRWFDKKSTFAYHWVPLIGYEVQDGKLLLIFHDNGGNNRASQIRSASFQQNKNVLRFVKIAPN, encoded by the coding sequence ATGAAACAGCATTTGTCATTACAAGGAAAATCGCAATACGATGCATCTATTGCATCTCATTATCGTAACTCTGCCTGTGGGCCGACAACAGTCCATGTCGTCCTAAAGTACTTTGATCCTTTAGCTCCATCGGTAAATGACCTTTACCAAATCCTAGGTAGCACCAAAGTTGGTTTGTTTAAATGGCGTTTAATTTCTAACCTTCGAAAGCTGTTACCAACATGGGATATACGCGATTGCACATTAAAAGAGGCGCTGCAAGAAATTGACGCAGGTCGCCCTGTGGCAATGCGCTTTGACCGTTATTTTAGCCTAAGATGGTTTGATAAAAAATCGACCTTTGCCTACCATTGGGTACCACTTATTGGCTACGAAGTACAAGATGGTAAGCTATTGTTAATTTTCCACGATAACGGAGGAAACAATCGCGCCAGTCAAATCCGTAGTGCTTCATTTCAACAAAATAAAAACGTATTACGCTTCGTTAAAATAGCACCTAACTAA